Part of the Deltaproteobacteria bacterium genome, TGCCGGTTGCAAACAGGGCGTAATAGTGATCGCTTCTAAAGGGGGCCTCCCCCATCTCGGCCGCGATGCTGGCCGGCATGGGGCGCACCGAATCAAATATGCTTTCAGGAAGTGCGGCAGCGCCCCCTGCAACCATCAAGACCACCATCGTTTCACCGATGGCCCTGGACATGCCAAGGATAACGGCCGTGCAGGCGCCCGATAATGATGCGGGTAAAACTACCCTGCTGATGGTCTCCCACTGCGTTGCCCCTAGGGCTAACGACGCCTCCCGCAGCTCCCGCCTCACTGCGTTGAGGGCATCTTCGGTGAGGCTGGAAATAGTCGGCACCGCCATCATGGCCAGCATTATTGACGCATTCACGATATTAAGGCCGGTCGGGATGTCGAAGACCTTTTGAAGAAAAGGGGCCATGACCACCATGCCGAAGAACCCGATCACTACCGAGGGAAGGGCGGCAAGGAGTTCGACCACCGGTTTTAATATTT contains:
- the pstC gene encoding phosphate ABC transporter permease subunit PstC, which translates into the protein MNRAQKRRIREYLIEKWFLFLATISIIVLALIVAFLFREGIPIFKSVSVGDFVFGQLWYPTDEPADFGILSLIVGSLIVTAVASMIAVPLGVLSAIYISEIARPRAKEILKPVVELLAALPSVVIGFFGMVVMAPFLQKVFDIPTGLNIVNASIMLAMMAVPTISSLTEDALNAVRRELREASLALGATQWETISRVVLPASLSGACTAVILGMSRAIGETMVVLMVAGGAAALPESIFDSVRPMPASIAAEMGEAPFRSDHYYALFATGIVLFFMTLGFNLIADYISHKYKQVGTATL